The sequence GGCAGGAAAATAAAGTGCGATACCTTAGAATTGCCCGTGTTGTGGCTATCGCGGCGGCCGGTCTGACCGGCGGGTCGGGCGATGCGGGGGCCATCACCGAGCGGGTGGTGGTGAACCGCTATACCGGCCTTGCCATCGACGGCCACGATCCCGTGGCCTATTTCACCGATGGCCAGCCGACCCGGGGCGACCGCGACATCGAGGCGGTCGAGCGGGGCGCGGTCTGGCGCTTTCGCAACGACGCCAACCGGGCCGCTTTTCTGGCTCATCCAGAGATTTACGGTCCCCGGTACGGCGGTTACGACCCGGTCGACGTGGCGCGGGGCCGGATCGTCGCAGGGCAGGCGCAGGTGTGGCTGATTTCCGGCCAGCGGCTGTATCTCTTCAGCCGCGACGACAACCGGAGCGCCTTCATGGCCGATCCCGCAGGCGTCGTGAAACAGGCCGACGGCCAATGGCCGGTGCTGCTGGAAACCCTGTCGGGCCACTGATCCGACACCGCCGGACACCACTCGATGCCGGCACACTTGCACCAATTACTGTCAAATGTCGTGCGAATTGGAACGAAACCATGGATGTTGGCTTGACCCGCCATGGCACGCATCGCAAGCAGAAGCTGGACGTCCGCTGAGATCTTGCGCCTGAGGGAATTGCTCGACGTGGGAATATCGGCGGCGGCTGCCGCCATTGCACTTAAAAAATCAATTATCACCGTTCGAGCAAAGGCCAAGGTTCTTGGCTGTCCTTTTCAAACGCGAGCCGGCAACGATCGGCTGGTGTCATCCCAGAGGTCCATAGTGCCCACATACTTTTTCGATACGAAGGACGGCGTGACGGTGAGGGACAGCGTTGGTGTGTCCTTTCGTCTGGACTCCGAAGCCATCGAGCACAGCAAAATGCTTGCCGGCGAAATACGGCTGAAAGGTCCGGTCAACGAAGCCGATCTTCGGATATGCGTCGTCAGCGAATCCGGCCGCGAAGTTCACGTGGAATTGGTGAGTCCGGATGCTGCGGACGTCCCGGAGAATTCTGCCGGCATGATCCGGTCGCCCTGACACGGGTGGGCCCTGCTGCGTCCGGGTCCAGATGGGCCCGACGAAATGCCGCGGAATGATTTCCGGAAGCCGGTTGCTAGAGCTTAACGAGGCTTGCGGCGGGATCACCCCACGCGATGAATTCGGGGACCAGGAAATCCTCGCGCGCTTCCCCGAAGCACAGCGGAGCGCCGTTGCCATCGGTGATCTTGCCGCCCGCTGCGGTGACCACGGCATGGCCGGCCGCGACATCCCATTCGGAGGTCGGCGACAGCCGGGGATAGATGTCGGCCTCGCCTTCGGCGATCCGGCCGAATTTCACCGCCGAGCCCAGCGCCCGCCGCACCGCCCCCGGCCGGGCCGAGATAAAGGCTTCGGAGCGCGGATCGCCATGCGACCGGCTCACCGCCGCCACCCAGGGCTGTCCCGGACCGGGGTGGGCCCGGGTCC is a genomic window of Bradyrhizobium sp. G127 containing:
- a CDS encoding YHS domain-containing (seleno)protein; this translates as MRYLRIARVVAIAAAGLTGGSGDAGAITERVVVNRYTGLAIDGHDPVAYFTDGQPTRGDRDIEAVERGAVWRFRNDANRAAFLAHPEIYGPRYGGYDPVDVARGRIVAGQAQVWLISGQRLYLFSRDDNRSAFMADPAGVVKQADGQWPVLLETLSGH